The Bradyrhizobium sp. WBAH42 genome includes a window with the following:
- a CDS encoding ABC transporter substrate-binding protein has product MRIRLSTCLAVLALAVSAISARAETVVRYGISMADIPLTTGQPDRGAGAYQFTAYTIYDPLVAWEMDVADRPGKLVPGLATEWKVDDADKTKWRFTLRKGVKFHDGSEFNADAVIWNLDKVLNDKAPQFDKRQSAQVKTRLPSVASYAKIDDFTVEITTKTVDSFFPYQMLWFLVSSPAQYEKLGKDWDKFASQPSGTGPFKLTKLVPRELAELAKNPDYWNKKRIPKVDKIVLVPMPEALTRTNALLAGQVDLIETPAPDAVPQLKAAGMKLVDNVTPHVWNYHLSVLPGSPWTDIRLRKALNLAINRDEVVGLMNGLAKPAKGQVDPSSPWFGKPSFELKYDLAAAKKLVEEAGYSKAKPLKTTFIIAQGGTGQMLSLPMNEFLQQSFKEIGIEIDFKVVELETLYTHWRKGAADEMNAGITSNNIAYVTSDPLYAIVRFFHSGQIAPVGVNWGGYKNPKVDALIDEAKQTFDSTKQDQLLAQAHALIVDDAVLVWVVHDTNPHALSPKIKQFVQAQHWFQDLTTIGME; this is encoded by the coding sequence ATGCGTATTCGTCTATCGACCTGTCTCGCCGTGCTTGCGCTGGCAGTTTCCGCGATCTCGGCGCGCGCCGAAACCGTTGTGCGCTATGGCATCTCGATGGCGGACATTCCGCTCACCACCGGCCAGCCCGATCGCGGCGCCGGCGCCTATCAGTTCACGGCCTATACGATCTACGATCCGCTGGTGGCCTGGGAGATGGACGTTGCCGATCGCCCCGGCAAGCTGGTGCCGGGCCTCGCCACCGAATGGAAGGTCGACGATGCCGACAAGACGAAGTGGCGGTTCACCCTACGCAAGGGCGTGAAGTTTCACGACGGCAGCGAGTTCAACGCCGATGCGGTGATCTGGAATCTCGACAAGGTGCTCAACGACAAGGCGCCGCAATTCGACAAGCGGCAGAGCGCGCAGGTGAAGACCCGCCTCCCCTCCGTCGCCAGCTACGCCAAGATCGACGACTTCACGGTGGAGATCACCACCAAGACGGTCGATTCCTTCTTTCCCTATCAGATGCTGTGGTTCCTGGTCTCGAGCCCGGCGCAATATGAAAAGCTCGGCAAGGACTGGGACAAGTTCGCCAGCCAGCCCTCCGGAACCGGTCCATTCAAGCTGACCAAACTGGTGCCGCGCGAGCTTGCCGAGCTAGCCAAGAATCCGGACTACTGGAACAAGAAGCGCATTCCGAAGGTCGACAAGATCGTGCTGGTGCCGATGCCGGAAGCACTGACGCGCACCAACGCGCTGCTCGCCGGGCAAGTCGACCTGATCGAGACGCCGGCGCCGGATGCCGTGCCGCAGCTGAAGGCGGCCGGCATGAAGCTGGTCGACAACGTCACGCCGCATGTCTGGAACTATCACCTCAGCGTGCTGCCGGGCTCGCCCTGGACCGACATCCGCCTGCGCAAGGCGCTGAACCTTGCGATCAACCGCGACGAAGTCGTCGGCCTGATGAACGGCCTTGCCAAGCCCGCCAAGGGCCAGGTCGACCCGTCGAGCCCCTGGTTCGGCAAGCCAAGCTTCGAGCTGAAATATGATCTCGCTGCCGCCAAGAAGCTGGTGGAGGAAGCGGGCTATTCCAAAGCAAAGCCGCTGAAGACCACCTTCATCATCGCGCAGGGCGGCACCGGCCAGATGCTGTCGCTGCCGATGAACGAATTCCTGCAGCAAAGCTTCAAGGAGATCGGCATCGAGATCGACTTCAAGGTGGTCGAGCTGGAGACGCTCTATACGCATTGGCGCAAGGGCGCGGCGGACGAGATGAACGCCGGCATCACCTCCAACAACATCGCCTATGTGACCTCGGATCCGCTCTACGCCATCGTCCGCTTCTTCCATTCCGGCCAGATCGCGCCGGTCGGCGTCAATTGGGGAGGCTACAAGAATCCGAAGGTCGACGCGCTGATCGACGAGGCCAAGCAGACTTTCGACAGCACCAAGCAGGACCAATTGCTGGCGCAGGCGCACGCGCTGATCGTCGACGACGCCGTGCTGGTCTGGGTCGTCCACGACACCAACCCGCACGCGCTGTCGCCGAAGATCAAGCAGTTCGTGCAGGCTCAGCACTGGTTCCAGGACCTGACGACGATCGGGATGGAGTGA
- a CDS encoding acyl-CoA dehydrogenase, which yields MNFDDTPQEAAFRETARKWIEANAPRELHAELSKSSLGRIRLANHDIVDVGKAWQKKKFEGNWACLHWPKEYGGRGATPIEKVIWQQEEGVYGKLTQPFQIGEGMCGPTVMAFGSEDAKRRYLPKLASGEEIWCQLFSEPSAGSDVAGLRTRAEKNGDNWVVNGQKIWTSGAHYSDYGLLIARTDPNVPKHKGLTMFFLDMKSPGVEVRPIKQANGMQEFNEVYFTDVVIPDSQRLGAVGDGWNVSLTTLMNERMSIGARLATGVPEMFELCSNLMLEDGPAIDDPAVRSKLASWAAKSNGLKYTSYRTISALSKGERPGPENSIGKLVSGMMLQDIATYAMDLQGAAGVLTGNDEETAQGQFQQMLLSSPSMRIAGGTDEILRNIIAERVLGLPGDIRVDKDVPYNKIPTKGR from the coding sequence ATGAATTTCGACGATACCCCGCAGGAAGCAGCATTCCGCGAGACCGCGCGCAAATGGATCGAGGCCAATGCGCCTAGGGAGTTGCATGCCGAGCTGTCGAAATCCTCGCTCGGCCGCATTCGCCTTGCCAATCACGACATCGTCGATGTCGGCAAGGCCTGGCAGAAGAAGAAGTTCGAGGGCAATTGGGCCTGCCTGCACTGGCCCAAGGAGTATGGCGGCCGCGGTGCTACGCCGATCGAAAAGGTGATCTGGCAGCAGGAGGAAGGCGTTTACGGCAAGCTGACCCAGCCGTTCCAGATCGGCGAAGGCATGTGCGGCCCGACCGTGATGGCGTTCGGCAGCGAGGACGCCAAGCGCCGTTACTTGCCGAAGCTGGCTTCGGGCGAGGAGATCTGGTGCCAGCTGTTCTCCGAACCGTCCGCCGGCTCGGACGTCGCGGGCCTGCGCACGCGCGCGGAGAAGAATGGCGACAATTGGGTCGTCAACGGCCAGAAGATCTGGACCTCGGGCGCGCATTATTCCGACTATGGCCTTTTGATCGCGCGCACCGATCCGAACGTGCCCAAGCACAAGGGCCTCACCATGTTCTTCCTGGACATGAAGAGCCCCGGCGTCGAGGTGCGGCCGATCAAGCAGGCCAACGGCATGCAGGAGTTCAACGAGGTCTATTTCACCGACGTGGTGATTCCCGATAGCCAGCGGCTGGGCGCCGTCGGCGACGGCTGGAACGTATCGCTGACCACGCTGATGAACGAGCGCATGTCGATCGGCGCGCGGCTCGCGACCGGCGTGCCCGAGATGTTCGAGCTCTGCTCCAACCTGATGCTGGAGGATGGCCCGGCCATCGATGATCCGGCCGTGCGCTCGAAGCTCGCGAGCTGGGCGGCCAAGTCGAACGGGCTGAAATACACCAGCTACCGCACGATCTCGGCGCTCTCGAAAGGCGAGCGGCCGGGCCCGGAGAATTCGATCGGCAAGCTGGTCTCGGGCATGATGCTGCAGGACATCGCGACCTACGCCATGGACCTGCAGGGCGCGGCCGGTGTTCTCACCGGCAACGACGAGGAAACGGCCCAGGGCCAATTCCAGCAGATGCTGCTGTCCTCGCCCTCGATGCGCATTGCCGGCGGCACCGACGAGATCCTGCGCAACATCATCGCCGAGCGCGTGCTGGGCCTGCCGGGCGACATCCGCGTCGACAAGGACGTGCCGTACAACAAGATCCCGACCAAGGGGCGGTGA
- a CDS encoding ABC transporter substrate-binding protein encodes MLIKNKKTRAALIALLALGSAAAWPRVVVAETVLRIGMTAADIPRTLGQPDQGFEGNRFTGLTMYDALTSWDLSSADKPSVVIPGLATEWKVDDADKTKWTFKLRPGVTFHDGSPFNADAVVWNVEKVLKQDAPQFDASQVGVTASRMPTLASARKIDDMTVELTTKEPDSFLPINLTNLFMASPAKWQAFYDKAEGADAKAKSQAAWTAFAKDASGTGPWKMASFTPRERLELVKNASYWDKARVPKIDKMVLLPMPEANARTAALLSGQVDWVEAPAPDALPELKQRGFKLYANEQPHVWPWQFSRVEGSPWNDIRVRKAANLCVDREGLKDGLLAGLMVPASGTFEPGHPWRGKPSFEIKYDKAAAQKLMQEAGYGPNKKLTVKTQTSASGSGQMQPLPMNEYLQQALAECYFDVKLDVIEWNTLFTNWRRGAKDPSANGSHATNVTYAAMDPFFALVRFLQSGMAPPVSNNWGFINNPKFDELVKKARQTFDPAARDAALAELHAASVDDAAFLYVAHDVGPRAMSPKVTGVVQPKSWFIDFSPVSIAQ; translated from the coding sequence ATGCTTATCAAGAACAAGAAGACACGGGCGGCGCTGATCGCGCTCTTGGCGCTGGGCAGTGCGGCCGCATGGCCGCGCGTGGTAGTCGCGGAAACTGTGCTGCGCATCGGCATGACCGCTGCCGATATTCCGCGCACCCTCGGCCAGCCCGATCAGGGGTTTGAGGGCAACCGCTTCACCGGCCTCACCATGTATGACGCGCTGACCAGCTGGGATCTGTCCTCGGCGGACAAGCCCAGCGTGGTGATCCCCGGCCTTGCCACCGAGTGGAAGGTCGATGATGCCGACAAGACCAAATGGACCTTCAAGCTGCGCCCCGGCGTCACCTTCCATGACGGCTCGCCGTTCAACGCCGACGCCGTGGTGTGGAACGTCGAGAAGGTGCTGAAGCAGGATGCGCCGCAATTCGACGCCAGCCAGGTCGGCGTCACGGCCTCGCGCATGCCGACTCTGGCCTCCGCGAGGAAGATCGACGACATGACCGTCGAGCTCACCACCAAGGAGCCCGACAGCTTCCTGCCGATCAACCTCACCAATTTGTTCATGGCGAGCCCGGCGAAGTGGCAGGCCTTCTACGACAAGGCCGAAGGCGCGGACGCCAAGGCGAAGTCGCAAGCCGCATGGACCGCGTTCGCCAAGGACGCCTCGGGCACCGGCCCGTGGAAGATGGCGAGCTTCACGCCGCGCGAGCGGCTCGAGCTGGTCAAGAACGCGAGCTACTGGGACAAGGCCCGCGTGCCCAAGATCGACAAGATGGTGCTCTTGCCGATGCCGGAAGCTAACGCGCGCACCGCGGCGCTGCTGTCCGGCCAGGTCGATTGGGTCGAAGCGCCGGCGCCGGACGCGCTGCCCGAGCTCAAGCAGCGCGGCTTCAAGCTCTACGCCAATGAGCAGCCGCATGTCTGGCCGTGGCAGTTCTCCCGCGTCGAGGGTTCGCCCTGGAACGACATCCGGGTGCGCAAGGCGGCGAACCTCTGCGTCGACCGCGAAGGCCTCAAGGACGGCCTGCTCGCCGGCCTGATGGTGCCGGCGTCCGGCACCTTCGAACCCGGCCATCCCTGGCGCGGCAAGCCAAGCTTCGAGATCAAGTACGACAAGGCGGCTGCGCAAAAGTTGATGCAGGAGGCCGGCTACGGTCCCAACAAGAAGCTGACCGTGAAGACGCAGACGTCTGCGTCCGGCTCGGGCCAGATGCAGCCCTTGCCGATGAACGAATACCTCCAGCAGGCGCTGGCCGAATGCTATTTCGACGTAAAGCTCGACGTCATCGAGTGGAACACGCTGTTCACCAACTGGCGTCGCGGCGCCAAGGATCCCAGTGCCAACGGCTCGCACGCGACCAACGTCACCTATGCGGCGATGGACCCGTTCTTCGCGCTGGTGCGCTTCCTGCAATCGGGCATGGCACCGCCGGTCTCGAACAATTGGGGCTTCATCAACAACCCCAAGTTCGACGAGCTGGTGAAGAAGGCGCGCCAGACCTTCGATCCCGCCGCGCGCGACGCCGCGCTCGCCGAGCTGCACGCCGCTTCCGTCGATGATGCCGCCTTCCTCTATGTGGCCCACGACGTCGGCCCACGCGCGATGAGCCCGAAGGTGACAGGCGTCGTGCAGCCGAAGAGCTGGTTCATCGACTTCTCGCCGGTGTCGATCGCGCAGTAA
- a CDS encoding acyl-CoA dehydrogenase, giving the protein MNFDDTPQEAEFRATARAWISANAPRQYEDELRKSSLGRTVLKNADILEVAKAWQKKKADAGWACLHWPKEYGGRGSSPIERVIWQQEEGPFGQLSRMFIIGHGMCGPTMMAFAREEHKRSYLPPLASGEKVWCQLFSEPAGGSDVAGLRTRAEKDGDDWVINGQKIWTSGAHYSDYGILLTRTDPTVPKHKGLTMFFLDMKSPGVEVRPIKQASGASDFNEVYFTNVRIPDHQRLGEVGDGWNVSLTTLMNERSAIGAAVSTGFPELFEYCSSLMLDDGPAIEDRAVRSKLAHWAVKASGLKYTSMRAISALSKGERPGPENSIGKLVAGSMIQDVATYALDLQGAAGVVSGEDGELAGRFQAMLLRAPGTRVEGGTDEIMRNIIAERVLGLPGDIRVDKDVPFNKIPTKGRG; this is encoded by the coding sequence ATGAACTTCGACGACACCCCGCAGGAAGCCGAGTTCCGCGCCACGGCGCGCGCCTGGATCAGCGCGAACGCGCCCAGGCAATACGAGGACGAGTTGCGCAAATCCTCGCTCGGCCGCACCGTGCTCAAGAACGCTGACATTCTCGAGGTCGCAAAGGCCTGGCAGAAGAAAAAGGCCGACGCCGGCTGGGCCTGCCTGCACTGGCCAAAGGAATATGGCGGCCGCGGTTCATCGCCGATCGAACGCGTGATCTGGCAGCAGGAGGAGGGGCCGTTCGGCCAGCTGTCCCGCATGTTCATCATCGGCCACGGCATGTGCGGGCCGACCATGATGGCGTTCGCGCGCGAGGAGCATAAGCGCAGCTATCTGCCGCCGCTCGCCTCCGGCGAGAAGGTCTGGTGTCAGCTGTTCTCCGAGCCCGCCGGCGGCTCGGACGTCGCGGGCTTGCGCACGCGCGCGGAGAAGGACGGCGATGACTGGGTGATCAACGGACAGAAGATCTGGACCTCCGGCGCACATTATTCCGACTACGGCATTCTGCTCACCCGTACCGATCCGACCGTGCCCAAGCACAAGGGCCTCACCATGTTCTTCCTGGACATGAAGAGCCCCGGCGTCGAGGTGCGGCCGATCAAGCAGGCGAGCGGCGCCTCGGATTTCAACGAGGTCTATTTCACGAACGTGCGCATCCCCGACCATCAGCGCCTCGGCGAGGTCGGTGACGGCTGGAACGTGTCGCTGACCACGCTGATGAACGAGCGCAGCGCGATCGGCGCGGCCGTCTCGACCGGTTTCCCGGAATTGTTCGAGTATTGCTCCAGCCTGATGCTCGACGACGGCCCGGCGATCGAGGATCGCGCGGTGCGCTCGAAGCTGGCGCACTGGGCGGTGAAGGCAAGCGGGCTGAAGTACACCAGCATGCGCGCGATCTCGGCGCTGTCGAAAGGCGAGCGGCCGGGGCCGGAAAACTCCATCGGCAAGCTGGTGGCGGGCTCCATGATCCAGGACGTTGCGACCTACGCGCTGGATCTGCAGGGCGCGGCCGGCGTCGTCAGCGGCGAGGATGGTGAGCTGGCCGGCCGTTTCCAGGCCATGCTGCTGCGTGCGCCGGGCACCCGCGTCGAGGGCGGCACCGACGAGATCATGCGCAACATCATCGCCGAGCGGGTGCTGGGGCTGCCCGGCGATATCCGTGTCGACAAGGACGTGCCGTTCAACAAGATCCCGACGAAGGGAAGAGGCTGA
- a CDS encoding acyl-CoA dehydrogenase family protein produces the protein MNFDFSDDQKQLRDQARKFLAEKCSPKAVRIVLDGKAPYDKELWKGLAEMGFLGVAIPEEFGGAGAGHLELCVIAEEMGRANAPVPFSSTVYLAAEALLIAGSDAQKKKWLPAIAAGEAIGTLALFEGKGNPSPKNVKLTAANGVLNGVKKPVADGGIADFAVVAARTGSSGRDNDISLFLVDLKAGGVDVKSLTNLDPTRGQAEITFKDAKAEPLGAAGEGWSILTQVLDRAAVLCAFEQVGGADRALEMGRDYALDRIAFGRQIGSFQAVKHMLADMYVSATLARSNSYYGAWALSTNAAELPEAAAAARISATQAFQHCAKNNIQVHGGMGFTWEFDCHMYYRRANAMALGLGSLSYWEDQLIDRMRKKNAA, from the coding sequence ATGAACTTCGATTTCTCCGACGATCAAAAGCAGCTCCGCGACCAGGCGCGCAAGTTCCTCGCGGAAAAATGCTCGCCCAAGGCGGTGCGAATCGTGCTCGACGGCAAGGCGCCTTACGACAAGGAGCTGTGGAAGGGCCTCGCCGAGATGGGTTTTCTCGGCGTCGCCATTCCGGAAGAGTTCGGCGGCGCGGGTGCGGGCCATCTCGAGCTGTGCGTGATCGCGGAGGAGATGGGGCGGGCCAATGCGCCTGTGCCGTTCTCTTCGACCGTGTACCTCGCCGCCGAAGCGCTGCTGATCGCGGGCAGCGACGCGCAGAAGAAGAAATGGCTGCCCGCGATTGCTGCCGGAGAGGCGATCGGCACGCTGGCGCTGTTCGAGGGCAAGGGCAATCCGTCGCCGAAGAACGTCAAGCTGACGGCTGCGAACGGGGTGCTCAATGGTGTCAAGAAGCCGGTCGCCGACGGCGGCATCGCCGACTTCGCGGTGGTCGCCGCACGCACCGGATCGAGCGGGCGCGACAACGACATCTCGCTGTTCCTGGTCGATCTCAAGGCCGGCGGCGTCGACGTGAAGAGCCTCACCAATCTCGATCCGACCCGCGGACAGGCCGAGATCACCTTCAAGGACGCCAAAGCCGAGCCGCTGGGAGCTGCCGGCGAAGGCTGGAGCATCCTCACCCAGGTGCTCGACCGCGCCGCCGTGCTGTGCGCGTTCGAGCAGGTCGGAGGTGCTGATCGCGCCTTGGAGATGGGCCGCGACTACGCGCTGGACCGCATCGCCTTCGGTCGGCAGATCGGCTCCTTCCAGGCCGTCAAGCACATGCTCGCGGACATGTACGTGTCGGCGACGCTGGCGCGCTCCAACAGCTATTACGGCGCCTGGGCGCTCTCGACCAATGCGGCCGAGCTGCCGGAGGCTGCCGCCGCCGCGCGCATCAGCGCGACGCAGGCGTTCCAGCACTGCGCCAAGAACAACATCCAGGTTCACGGCGGCATGGGTTTTACCTGGGAGTTCGACTGCCACATGTACTACCGCCGCGCCAACGCCATGGCGCTGGGCCTCGGCAGCCTGTCCTATTGGGAAGACCAGTTGATCGACCGGATGCGGAAGAAGAACGCGGCGTGA